Below is a genomic region from Demequina sp. NBRC 110054.
CATGGACCTCTCGGCCACCGCGAGCGCCTCCGCGTAGGTCGCGCGCGACGCGTCCAGATCGCCCGCGGCGCGGCGCGCGGTCGCGGCGTTGATGAGGGTCGTGGCGTGGGCCTCGGAGCCGGTCAGACCGAGCTCGTCGATCAGCGCGAGCGCGTCGTCGGCGGCCTGCCCCGACCTGTCGTGGGAGCCGAGCGATCGGTGGAGCCCCATGATCTCGTTGAGGACCGTGAGGACCGCGCCCCCGTCACCTGCCGCACGGGCCCCCGCGAGCGCATCGTCCAGGTATGGGACCGCCGAAGGACCGTCCTGACCAGCGAGGATGCTGTCCAGCCCGCGCAGCATCGCGTCGACGTCGTAGGCACCCGAGCCGGGGCGCGCTTCCTCCATGGAGGTCACCCTTCACCAGTGGCGCGGCGTCTGGGGCGGGGACGATGCCGCTCCGCCCACCATAGGTGGTAAACCTTGAGTGAAGGTCATCTCACTTCGTGGTGAACGAGTTGAACAGCGTGAGAGCGTAGAGACGTGGCAAGTGCACCTACACGCGCACGCGGCGCCTCCCCGGACGGCAGCCGCGGCGCCCTCGCGCGTCCCAAGCTGCTCACGCCTCACGAGTACATCGCCGACGCGACGCACCGCATCCACGCGGCCAAGCACAGGGTCCTCATCACGACGCTGACCATCGCCGACGACCACCGCACCGACACGCTCATCGACGCGCTCGTGTGGGCCTCGCGACGGGGCGTCAAGGTCGGAGTCGCGGCGGACACGTTCACCTACGCGGACCTCGCCGGCACGTTCCTCCCGACCGGCTACCGCACCACCGCGTGGCGCACCTCCAACCGGCTCGCGTCCAAGCTCGCTCGCGAGGGCGTCGCGTTCTCCTGGCTCGGCCGCGAGAAGGGCCTGCCGTGGCGCGGCCGCACGCACACCAAGTTCTGCGTCGTCGACGACGTCGTCTACGCGTTCGGCGGGGTCAACCTGGACCGCAAGGGCGTCGAGAACGCGGACTTCATGCTGCGCATCGACGACTCACGGCTCGCCGACGACCTCGAGGGCGTCTACGGGCGCATCCAACGCATGAACCTCCACGAGCGCGGGCACCGGTCGCTCGAGCTCAGGTACGGCACGGACCGGGTGCTCGTGGACGGCGGCATCCCCGGAGACTCGATCATCTATCGGCGCGCGCTGCACCATGCACGCAAGGCCGACCGCATCCTGCTGATGTCGCAGTACTGCCCTACCGGCGAGCTCGGCAAGGTGATCCGCGAGCGCGACCACGAGCTGTGGTTCAACCCGCCTCGCAACGCCGCCCCCGCGAACCGCGCACTCATCGCCTCGTCGATGGCGTGGACCGGCTACCGGACCCAGTACACGGACCCGCGCTACCTGCACGCGAAGGCGATCGTCTTCTTCCGCTCGAACGGCACGCGCATCTCGCTCACCGGCTCGCACAACTGGGTCGTCGGCGGCGTCAAGCTCGGCACGCGCGAGATCGCGATGGAGACCCGCGATCCGGAGACCGTGGACCAGGTGCTCGAGTTCCACGCGCGCGAGGTCGCGCGCACGCTCAAGGGCTGAGCCGCAGCGCGTCGAGTTCGTCACCCCTGCGGGACGACGCGCCTGGTAGCGATACCCCGGCAGGCATCGCCCCTGGTATCGGCCTAGCCAGCCGCTAGTTGATGTGTCACACTCTTGCCATGACGAACTCGGCACAGGCGATGCGCACCATGCGCGCGATGTGCTGCGTCATGTGTCCTTCGGCCTGAGTCGCCCTCGGATACCCACCCGTACCCAGGGCGCTCGGCTGAACCGGGCGCACTCCTCGTACGCCCGCGCAGGCCGAGCTCCCGTCACCACCCAGGAGCCACGGTGAACCCGGACACCACCCCCTCCACGACCGCGTCGCCCGACGCGGGAGCAGTCGCGACCGCCGGCGCGCGGGCCGCGTCGGTCCCCACCCCCGGCGCGCCCGCGCCCGCGGCCGACCCCGCCACGCGCGAGGCAGAGGCGCGCCAGCGCCAGCGCGAGGAGGCCCGCCTCATCCGCACCCGCGAGGCCGCGGCGCGCAAGAACACCGCGTCGAAGGATGGCCAGTGGGCCGCGGGCGACCGCACGCCGCTCAACCCCAACGAGGAGTTCAAGGCGACCTCCGACCCGCTTCAGGTGCGCCACCGCATCGAGACGATGTACGCGCGGTGGGGCTTCTGGTCGATCCCCCCGAGCGACCTGCGCGGCCGCTTCCGCTGGTGGGGCCTGTACACGCAGCGCCGCCCCGGGATCGACGGCGGCAAGACCGCGGTCCTCGAGCCGCACCAGCTCGACGACGAGTTCTTCATGCTCCGCGTGCGCTCGGACGGCGGCCAGCTGTCGGTCGCGCAGGCGCGCGAGATCGCGCGCATCTCCCAGGAGTTCGGGCGCGACTCCGCGGACATCTCCGACCGTCAGAACATCCAGCTGCACTGGATCCGCATCGAGGACGTGCCGGAGATCTTCCGGCGCATCGAGGCGGTCGACCTGTTCACCACCGAGGCCTGCGGCGATTCGCCCCGCGTGATCCTCGGCTCGCCGGTCGCGGGCGTCGCGAAGGACGAGCTGATCGACCCCACGCCGCAGATCCAGGCGATCATCGAGCGCGGCATCGGAAGTCCCGAGTTCTCCAACCTGCCCCGCAAGTTCAAGTCCGCGATCTCCGGCACCCGGATCCCCGACATCGTCCACGAGGTGCAGGACATCGCGTTCGTGGCCGTCGAGCACCCCGAGCTCGGCATCGGCTACGACCTGTGGGTCGGCGGCGGCCTCAGCATCAACCCCCACCTGGGACAGCGGCTCGGCGCGTTCGTCGAGCCGGACAAGGTCGCCGAGGTATGGGCGGGCGTCATCGGCATCTTCCGCGACCACGGCTACCGCCGCCTGCGCACCCGTGCGCGGCTCAAGTTCCTGGTCAAGGCGTGGGGAGCCGAGAAGTTCCGTCAGGTGCTCCAGGACGACTACCTCGGCTGGGAGCTTCCGGACGGGCCCGCACCCGAGATCGCCAAGCCGGGCGATCGCGGCGACCACGTCGGCATCCACGAGCAGAGGGACGGTCGCTGGTACATCGGAGCCGCGCCCATCGCGGGACGGATCTCGGGAGCCAAGCTCGAGGCGATCGCCGACCTCGCCGAGGCCGCGGGCTCCGACCGGATCCGCCTCACCCCGCTCCAGAAGCTGCTGATCCTCGACGTGCCGCAGGAGAAGGTCAACGACGTCGTCAACGGCCTTCGCGCGCTCGAGCTTGAGGCCGCTCCTGGCGAGTTCCACCGCAACGTCATGGCCTGCACCGGAATCGAGTACTGCAAGCTCGCGATCGTCGAGACGAAGGCGACCGCGCGCGAGGTGGTCAAGATCCTCGACGAGAAGTTCCCCGACCTCGACTCCCCCATCTCGGTGCACGTCAACGGCTGCCCCAACTCGTGCGCGCGCATCCAGGTGGCCGACATCGGTTTCAAGGGCCAGCTGGTCCTCGACGAGGCCTCGGGCGAGCAGGTGCCCGGCTTCCAGGTCCACCTGGGAGGACGCCTGGGCAGAGGCGAGGACGACGACTTCGGCCGCAAGATCCGTGGCCACAAGGTGACGGCCGACGGCATGCCCGCGTACGTCGACCGCGTCACCCGCCACTACCTCGAGACGCGCGAGCAGGGCGAGGCGTTCGCGGACTGGGCGTTCCGCGTGGACGAGGATCTGATCCGATGAGCGCGGACCCGGCTCCCGGGGCCGTCCCCACCGCGGCGGCGACCCTCGCGTCGTCGCTCTCGGCGACGGCCGTCTCGTCGTCACCGTCGGCACCGAGCCCCGCCGTCGCCCCCGCCCCCGCCGTCGCCCTCGGCTCGACGGCGCTCACCCTCCTCAACCCGAGCGAGTGGAATGCGGAGACGTGCGCCGAGGTCAACGCACGGCTCGAGTCCGCCTCGGCCGGGCACATCGCCGACTGGGCGGTGGCGACCTTCGGGCGCGACCTGGCCGTCGCATCGTCCATGCAGAACACCGTGCTCGCGCACCTGTTCGGCGTCCGCCTGCCCGGCATCGACATCGTCTTCCTCGACACCGGCTACCACTTCCCTGAGACCCTCGCGACGCGCGACGAGGCCGCGCGCCGCCTGCCGATCACCGTCGTCAACGCCACCCCGCGGCAGTCCGTCCGGGAGCAGGACGCCGAGGAGGGGCCGCGCCTGCACGACCGCGACCCCAACCTCTGCTGCGCGCGCCGCAAGGTCGAGCCGCTGCGCGTCACACTCGCGGGCTACCGCGCGTGGGCCACGGGCGCGCGCCGCGTGGACGCGGAGACACGGTCCGGCCTGCGCGTGGTCGAGTGGGACGCCACGAGGGGCATGGTGAAGCTCAACCCGCTCGCCGGCTGGAGCGACGAGGCCTTCGAGCGCTACCAGGTCGAGCACGACCTGCCCCGCAACCCCCTTGTCGACCAGGGCTACCCGAGCATCGGATGCGCGCCCTGCACTCGGCGGGTCGAGGCGGGAGAGGACCGCCGCGCGGGGCGCTGGGCGGGCACCGACAAGATGGAATGCGGGATGCACATCTAAGGTGCGAGCGCCATCGCTATCCGACACTCAGTGTCGCCGTTTGTGACAAATCTCACTCATCCGTACATATGGACAATACCGATCATTCCCGACATTCTTTGGCTCAGGGCGCACCGGCGTGAACGCCGGCCCGCTCGACGTCCAAGGCAACGGCGCCGCTCACATCGACGGCCCTGGGCCGGAGCCTTGGAGAGAACATGTCGGCGATCTCGACGGACCCGCGCACCGAGATGCGCACGCGTGCGACGCGCGGGGGCGACCGCTCCCCTGTGATGACACTGCTGATCCTCGTCGCGACGATCGGCGTGCTCGGCTACAGCGTCTTCCTCCTCAACCCAGCCAACCGCGGCGACTTCCTGCCGTACACCCTCGTGATCGTCGCCGAGTCGATCCTGGTCTTCCACGCGATGATGTCGATGTGGACGGTGCTGTCGGGCAGCTCCGACCCCGCGACGTTCGCGGTGAACGCGGCGCGGAAGGACCTGTACGCGCTCACCACCGACGACAAGCCCACGAATTGGGCCATGGTGCTCAATGACAAGGCTGTCACCGTCGACGTGTTCATCACCGCGTACGGCGAGCCCGTCGACACGGTGATGGCAACCGCGCGTGCCGCGATGCAGATGAAGGGCCGGCACCGCACGTGGGTCCTGGACGACGGCGACAACGATGAGCTGCGCGACAGGGTCGCGATGCTCGGCGCCCACTACCTCCGCCGCCACGGCTCCGCGGGGGCGAAGGCGGGCAACATCAACAACGCGCTCTCGGTCGCGAAGGGCGACTACTTCCTCATCCTCGATGCCGACTTCGTGCCGCAGAAGGACATGCTCGAGCGGATCATGCCGTTCTTCGTCGACGACGATGTCGCCTTCGTGCAGACGCCCCAGAGCTACGGCAACGAGAGCCAGAGCGCGATCGCGACCGGCGCCGCCTACCTCCAGACGATGTTCTACCGGTACGTGCAGCCGGGCCGGAACCGTTTCAACGCCGCGTTCTGCGTGGGAACGAACGTGGTGTTCCGGCGCGACGCGATCGACGAGATCGGCGGCATCTACACGGGGTCCAAGTCGGAGGACGTGTGGACGTCGCTCCTGCTGCACGAGCGCGGCTGGCGGTCGATCTTCCTGCCCGAGGTGCTCGCGGTCGGGGACGCCCCCGAGTCGGTGGAGGCGTACTCCAAGCAGCAGCTGCGGTGGGCCACGGGCGGCTTCGAGATCCTCTTCACCCACCCGCTGTTCTCCCGCAAGAGCAACCTGTCGGTGGACCAGCGCCTCCAGTACTTCGTGACCGCCACGTTCTACCTCACAGGCATCGCGCCGATGCTGCTGCTCGTGGTGCCCGCGCTCGAAATCTACTTCGACCTGCGACCCATGGACATGTCGATCTCCGCCGGCCAATGGCTGCTGTTCTACGCGGGCTTCTACGGCATGCAGATCCTGCTGATGTGGTTCACGCTGGGCACGTTCCGCTGGCAGACGCTCACGCTCGCGACGGTGTCGTTCCCCATCTACACGAAGGCGCTGCTCAACGTCCTCACGGGCAAGGACGAGGGCTGGTCTGTGACAGGCGCGGTGAAGAGCCGCTCGCCCTACAACTTCATGGTTCCTCAGATCCTGATCTTCGTCTTCCTCGCGCTCACCTCGGTCGTGAGCGTGTGGCGCGACACCATGAACGGCGTGGCGACGCTCGCGACGATCTGGAACGTCATCAA
It encodes:
- a CDS encoding phosphatidylserine/phosphatidylglycerophosphate/cardiolipin synthase family protein; this encodes MASAPTRARGASPDGSRGALARPKLLTPHEYIADATHRIHAAKHRVLITTLTIADDHRTDTLIDALVWASRRGVKVGVAADTFTYADLAGTFLPTGYRTTAWRTSNRLASKLAREGVAFSWLGREKGLPWRGRTHTKFCVVDDVVYAFGGVNLDRKGVENADFMLRIDDSRLADDLEGVYGRIQRMNLHERGHRSLELRYGTDRVLVDGGIPGDSIIYRRALHHARKADRILLMSQYCPTGELGKVIRERDHELWFNPPRNAAPANRALIASSMAWTGYRTQYTDPRYLHAKAIVFFRSNGTRISLTGSHNWVVGGVKLGTREIAMETRDPETVDQVLEFHAREVARTLKG
- a CDS encoding nitrite/sulfite reductase; this translates as MNPDTTPSTTASPDAGAVATAGARAASVPTPGAPAPAADPATREAEARQRQREEARLIRTREAAARKNTASKDGQWAAGDRTPLNPNEEFKATSDPLQVRHRIETMYARWGFWSIPPSDLRGRFRWWGLYTQRRPGIDGGKTAVLEPHQLDDEFFMLRVRSDGGQLSVAQAREIARISQEFGRDSADISDRQNIQLHWIRIEDVPEIFRRIEAVDLFTTEACGDSPRVILGSPVAGVAKDELIDPTPQIQAIIERGIGSPEFSNLPRKFKSAISGTRIPDIVHEVQDIAFVAVEHPELGIGYDLWVGGGLSINPHLGQRLGAFVEPDKVAEVWAGVIGIFRDHGYRRLRTRARLKFLVKAWGAEKFRQVLQDDYLGWELPDGPAPEIAKPGDRGDHVGIHEQRDGRWYIGAAPIAGRISGAKLEAIADLAEAAGSDRIRLTPLQKLLILDVPQEKVNDVVNGLRALELEAAPGEFHRNVMACTGIEYCKLAIVETKATAREVVKILDEKFPDLDSPISVHVNGCPNSCARIQVADIGFKGQLVLDEASGEQVPGFQVHLGGRLGRGEDDDFGRKIRGHKVTADGMPAYVDRVTRHYLETREQGEAFADWAFRVDEDLIR
- a CDS encoding phosphoadenylyl-sulfate reductase; the protein is MSADPAPGAVPTAAATLASSLSATAVSSSPSAPSPAVAPAPAVALGSTALTLLNPSEWNAETCAEVNARLESASAGHIADWAVATFGRDLAVASSMQNTVLAHLFGVRLPGIDIVFLDTGYHFPETLATRDEAARRLPITVVNATPRQSVREQDAEEGPRLHDRDPNLCCARRKVEPLRVTLAGYRAWATGARRVDAETRSGLRVVEWDATRGMVKLNPLAGWSDEAFERYQVEHDLPRNPLVDQGYPSIGCAPCTRRVEAGEDRRAGRWAGTDKMECGMHI
- a CDS encoding glycosyltransferase family 2 protein: MSAISTDPRTEMRTRATRGGDRSPVMTLLILVATIGVLGYSVFLLNPANRGDFLPYTLVIVAESILVFHAMMSMWTVLSGSSDPATFAVNAARKDLYALTTDDKPTNWAMVLNDKAVTVDVFITAYGEPVDTVMATARAAMQMKGRHRTWVLDDGDNDELRDRVAMLGAHYLRRHGSAGAKAGNINNALSVAKGDYFLILDADFVPQKDMLERIMPFFVDDDVAFVQTPQSYGNESQSAIATGAAYLQTMFYRYVQPGRNRFNAAFCVGTNVVFRRDAIDEIGGIYTGSKSEDVWTSLLLHERGWRSIFLPEVLAVGDAPESVEAYSKQQLRWATGGFEILFTHPLFSRKSNLSVDQRLQYFVTATFYLTGIAPMLLLVVPALEIYFDLRPMDMSISAGQWLLFYAGFYGMQILLMWFTLGTFRWQTLTLATVSFPIYTKALLNVLTGKDEGWSVTGAVKSRSPYNFMVPQILIFVFLALTSVVSVWRDTMNGVATLATIWNVINTVVLASFMAAAAREERALRAARRVERRARRAMAREQRLLARAERLHERETRTLAQVSHGSPLLTAAVIDEVRVSLEPQAEARGTGEPAMATGAPLADSAPADAPRTGAPYPASSLVTDECGIASVLLDDALPRVSLHVPRSARRRAPYEPLATVPSRTVMPLRHPGEDEPAPAGAEHVRGRATDAFASARLHLEETAR